One Gelria sp. Kuro-4 DNA segment encodes these proteins:
- a CDS encoding AbrB/MazE/SpoVT family DNA-binding domain-containing protein has translation MKCGEYRKVRVISTMESVNAQAKITGKGQVQLPAVIRKRLGAEVGDFLVFKSTENGHVLLELRKQKRLTKLAGALKATQPFPGVEAEEEETRRLWTEARQHKA, from the coding sequence ATGAAGTGTGGTGAGTACAGGAAGGTGAGGGTAATATCGACAATGGAGTCAGTGAATGCCCAGGCAAAGATCACGGGAAAGGGACAAGTTCAGCTCCCGGCCGTAATCCGAAAAAGACTTGGTGCGGAGGTCGGTGATTTTTTGGTGTTCAAGTCCACGGAGAATGGCCACGTGCTGCTGGAGCTCAGGAAGCAAAAGCGCCTAACCAAGCTGGCAGGAGCCCTGAAAGCCACGCAACCGTTTCCTGGAGTTGAGGCTGAAGAAGAGGAGACCCGCCGCTTATGGACTGAAGCGAGGCAGCATAAGGCATGA